The genomic stretch CTCAAAGTCCAGCACAAATACAACAATTTTGCGATCGTGCTTTATGGTTAAATCAAGGTATAGTAATGAATTATGGTATTGCTCAAGATGTAGCCAAACAATATTTAGCCTCTATTCATAATCAAAATAAAGGACAAAATGACATATTTAACTACGAAAATCAGCAAAAAATTTCTATTACTAATATTACACTTATTCCTGATAGTGAAATTGAAACAGGTTCATATTTAACCGTTAGGATTCGATATGAGGTTAAAGAAATAGTTGATAATTTTGTGATTAAATTAAATATTAGTAATGATGAAGGACAGATTTGTTGTGCGGTAGAGAAAGTAAGAAGTAGTTTTTCTCAAATTATCAAAGAGGGAGAGGAATTAATTACCATTAACTTTGCACGATTAGATTTAAGTGAAGGACAATATTTTGTCAATGTATTTTTGGTTGAATCAGAGACTCAGTATATTTATGATCATCATCGTAATATTAATTCATTAACCATTAATTCTACAATTAAAACTAATGCTATTATTTGTCCTCCAAATACTTGGGAATTTATGAATAATTAGTAATGAATAAAAATAGTAAAGGGGATATTTTTTCATTAAATAAACATCTAATATATCGTTGGGATTTAATTTATTGTTTAGTTGATAGAAACATAAAAATTCTTTATAAACGTTCTAGTTTAGGAATATTATGGATGTTAATTAAACCTTTATTAACCTTGTGTATATATGGTTTTGTTTTTCGTTCTATCATACCCGTAAAACTACCTTTTTTTACTTCCTATGTTTTTACAGGTTTACTTTTTTGGAATTGGTTTAATAATAGCGTTAGTCAATGTACTGGAGTCATCGTTCAGAATGTCAATTTGATTAAACAACCTTATTTTCCTATTAATATTTTACCTATTGTTATTGTTATTACTGAGTGGATTCATTTATTATTAGCAATTCCCATTTTATTTTTCTTTATTTTATGGGAATCCGTACCATTAGAACCTGTTATTTTTCTTTTACCTTTTTTGATGTTATTACAATTTACATTGATTTTAAGTATCGGTTGTGTTTTAGCGGCCATTAATGTCACTTTTAGAGATACTCAACATACTGTGAGCATCTTATTACAGATGTTAATGTATTTAAGTGGAATTTTCTACGATATAAATACTCTAAAACCAGAATATCAGAGTTTACTTTACTTAAATCCAATGGTTCATTTACTTAATTCTTATCGTTCTATCATTATTTATGGTGAATTTCCGTCTTTATTTAATTTAGTTTATCTTTGTTTATTAAGTGTCTGTTTATTACCGATCGGTATTTGGATATTTAGGAAACAAAGTTGTTATTTTGTCGAAGAATTATAGAATCCATTAGACATCTCGTTCAAAAATTGACAAAAGCGATTCGGTGTTATTCTATAAATAGTTGGTTTAGACTTTTTCAGATAAAATAAATAGTAATTCTTTAACGGTTAAGGGAAATTTTGGGTCAATTTTCAAAACTAAGATTTTTGAAATAAAAAGTAATAAATAATAATCTTAATTCTTAAATTGTTAATGGATAAACAATATGAGTATGTTACCCGATCGAGTTTTGAGGGCAATCGCTCCTTTATTACAGGAAATCAGTTTTAACGCTGGTGAAATTATCGTTGTTTCTGATGAACAGATCGATCGATTATATATTTTACAAGAGGGACAAGTAGAAATTCAGGGAAAAACTGAAAACTATTGTTTACTAACAGGATCGATCGTCAATTTAAAAGAAATTTTATTACAACAACCGGCAAAAAATACCGTTAAAACTTTAACACAAGCAAAATTTTTGTATCTTGGCACCGACAAATTTAGGGATTTAATACAACAATATCCTGAAGTTAGTCAAATATTTTCGCAACAATTAGCCCAAGAAATAGATGAATTATCATCTCAACTAATCTTTGAACAAGAAAGACAAAGTATTTTACGTCCTTATCTTATCACTAAAGCAAAACGAGGCATTATCGGCAAAAGTCGTTATGCAGTTAGACTGCGACAAGATGTGAAAAAAGCCACAGATGATCAAGGTTCAGTATTAATTTTTGGTGAGCCCGGATTGGAAAAAGATAATCTAGCGGCTTTGATTCATTATAGTTCATCCACTCGACGAGAAGCGATCATCAAAGTTGATTGCGGTACATTACAAGCCAGTGGATCTGAATTATTTGGACGAGAAGGCGGAAAACTTGGACTAATTGAGGCATTGGGAAAGGGTACTTTAATTTTGAATAATATTCAGGATTTGCCCTCAGAATTGTTAAATCCCGTTGTACAATTGTTGAAAACTCAAACTTATATTTCTGTCAATCGATCGAGTACTCCTCCTGCTCAAAAAATTTGTCAAGCACGTTTAATTCTCATCAGCGAAAAAACCATTAGCCCGATTAATAGCCTCGTTTCTCATCTCATTAAAGTTCCCCCTTTACGAGTTAGAAAAAGTGATTTAGCCGATCAAATTAATTATTATATAAGTATCATTTCTCGTAGAAAAAGAATCAATAAACCCCACATTACACCAGAAGCCTTAAGAAAATTACAAGGGTATGATTTTCCTAATAATTTACGAGAGTTACAAAATCTTACAGAACGGGCGATCGTGCAATTATCAGGAGAAAGTGAATTAACAGAAGAAATTATCTGGCCTTCTAAAAGCAAAAAACAACAATTTCGCCTTAACTTACTCAATGCTTATCCTCGTTTACGGTACTTTCTTCGTAGTGCTTGGTGGCCCGATCGAATTAACTATGGTATTACTTTAACTGCTTTTCCTATTATCATCGCCATTTTATTTTTTGGTCCTCAAACCCGTGATCAAAACTTTGCGCTCAATCTATTTTGGGCGTGGTGGTGGCCTTTAATTCTCATCGGATTTCCTTTTGTGGGGAGGTTGTGGTGTTCTGTTTGTCCCTTTATGATTTATGGAGAAGTTACTCAAAAATTATCAGTTTGGTTATTTCCTAATCATCAACTAAAATCTTGGCCTCGAGAGACGGCCGAA from Geminocystis sp. NIES-3709 encodes the following:
- a CDS encoding sigma 54-interacting transcriptional regulator translates to MSMLPDRVLRAIAPLLQEISFNAGEIIVVSDEQIDRLYILQEGQVEIQGKTENYCLLTGSIVNLKEILLQQPAKNTVKTLTQAKFLYLGTDKFRDLIQQYPEVSQIFSQQLAQEIDELSSQLIFEQERQSILRPYLITKAKRGIIGKSRYAVRLRQDVKKATDDQGSVLIFGEPGLEKDNLAALIHYSSSTRREAIIKVDCGTLQASGSELFGREGGKLGLIEALGKGTLILNNIQDLPSELLNPVVQLLKTQTYISVNRSSTPPAQKICQARLILISEKTISPINSLVSHLIKVPPLRVRKSDLADQINYYISIISRRKRINKPHITPEALRKLQGYDFPNNLRELQNLTERAIVQLSGESELTEEIIWPSKSKKQQFRLNLLNAYPRLRYFLRSAWWPDRINYGITLTAFPIIIAILFFGPQTRDQNFALNLFWAWWWPLILIGFPFVGRLWCSVCPFMIYGEVTQKLSVWLFPNHQLKSWPRETAEKWGGWFLFGLFTLILLWEELWELPNTAYLSACLLLLITAGAMICSAIFERRFWCRYLCPIGGMNGMFAKLSMTELRAQQGTCSAECTTYQCYKGGPQKGEGLETNGCPLYSHPAQLQDNRDCVLCMTCLKACPHRSVKLNLRPPGIELWTTHQPRLYEVALLFLLLDTVFLHKLPEINTILSLGLDLTNFWIHLSFSIVILSLPVILPLMGYGIIKLAFYWNKKTLCRSFVELAYGYLPLALMANLAYYLPLGLGEGGRILPLTMATFGLNGGNLPIFVAHPAVITFLQGVSLIFGVICAIILSQKISRQSFRSFIPQHLSIIGLGILFWWIV
- a CDS encoding ABC transporter permease, whose product is MNKNSKGDIFSLNKHLIYRWDLIYCLVDRNIKILYKRSSLGILWMLIKPLLTLCIYGFVFRSIIPVKLPFFTSYVFTGLLFWNWFNNSVSQCTGVIVQNVNLIKQPYFPINILPIVIVITEWIHLLLAIPILFFFILWESVPLEPVIFLLPFLMLLQFTLILSIGCVLAAINVTFRDTQHTVSILLQMLMYLSGIFYDINTLKPEYQSLLYLNPMVHLLNSYRSIIIYGEFPSLFNLVYLCLLSVCLLPIGIWIFRKQSCYFVEEL